The genomic interval CGACTACCGGTCGCTCACGGCGGCCATGTCCACTACCCGGAAAGAGGCGCTGTAACCATGGCAACTACAGGAACGGTGAGTGTGGCCGAGAGCGCGGACCGGGCCGGCGTCCCCGACCTCGCCGAGCGCCTCGCGGCGGTGACGGGCGTCGCCGAACAGCACCTGAAACGCACGGAGCGGGACGCGACATTCCCCGTGGAGGCGCTGGCGGAGCTGCGCAGCACCCGGCTGCTCGGCCTTCAGGTGCCCAGGGAGGAGGGCGGCCTCGGCGGCACCCTCGGTGACCTCATCGAGGCAGGCATGGAGCTCGGGCGCACCGACATGTCACTGGGCATGATCTTCGTGATGCACTGCCAGCAGGCCGAGGCCGTTGTGCGGCACGCCGCATCGCCCCTGCGGGAGGAGCTGATCCCGCTCCTCGCCGAAGGCAAACTGTACTTGGCGTCGGTGACCACCGAGAGCGGCAAGGGCGCCGACCTGTTCAGGTCCGAGGCGCCACTGCACGAGGCGCAAGGGGCTCTGGAGATCGACCGGACCGTGCCCATCTCGACCGGCGGTACCTCCGCCGATGGCTTCCTGATCACCATGCGCAGCCCTTATGCCACGGGGGACCAGCACGTCTCCCTCGTCTACGCGCACCGCCACCAGCTGCACGTGGAGGTCACCGGGCAGTGGAACCCGATGGGGATGCGCGCCACCCACAGTCCGCCGCTGAAGCTCAGCGGCCGTATCCCGGTCCACCAGGTGATCGGTGAGCACGGCGCGTTCCACCGTGTCGTGCAGTCCGTCTTCGGCCCCCTCGCCCACCTGGGCTGGTCGGCCGTCTGGCTGGGCACAGCCTCCGGGGCCCTGTCGAGGGTGCTGCGCCTGCTGCGCGACCCGGCCGGCCGCAAACGCTTCGACCTGGGCTCGGAGCTGCTGCTCAGCAGGCTGTCCAGGGCCCGGCAGCGACTGGAGACCGTCCACGCGCTGCTGCGCCGGACCCAGGCACTGGCCGAGTCCGGGACGGACTGGTCGGTCACCAGTCACCAGCTGCTGCTGAACAACCTCAAGATCACGGCGGCCGAGGAGTGCTACGCCGTCGTCGACGAACTCATCGATGCGGTCGGCCTCGCGCACGGCTATCTCCAGGACTCGCCGACCCGCCTGGAGAAGGCCCTCCGCGACCTGCGGTCGGCCGCCCTCAACTACAGCAACGACCGGCTGCACCTGGCCGACGGGCGGCTCTGCCTGCTGGACCCGGACGTACGGTTCGCCTGAATCCCGGGGCACCTCCCAGGGAGCCGGGCCCCACGTACTTCCCGACACGCACGCGGCCACCCGATCGCTGCCGCACCCATCCGCATCTCGACCTCCGAGGATCCCTCATGCCTGGAAGCACCACCGAGACCCAGAACTGGAACACCGCCCTCAAGTACATCGCGGGGCGCAAAGCGGCCGAGGAATCGCTGGGCTTCGTCGCGCATGTCAGCGCGACCGTCCGTGACACCGAGGACGCCGCGGCCGTTGTCCCGGCGGTGGCCCGCACCTGCGTGCCGTTCTTCGCGGGCGCGGTCTCGTTGGACGCCGGGGCCACACACGACCGGGCCGTCTTCCACGGCTCGGACGAACTGGCGGACGTCGTCGAAGCGCTGCGCGCACTCGCCGCGCAGACGAAGGAGCGGCAGATCGTCATCAGCGAGCACGAGGGGCTGGCCGCCAGGACCGACCCGCGTCACCTCGAGCTTCTGCGCGAGGGAGGAGGCGACTCGGCGGTGGTCATCTCCCTCGCCTACCGCGGGCTGTCCGGCGGTCACCTCGTCCTCGTACGGCAGGCCAAGCACCGCCGGGGGACCTTCAGCCCCGGGGACCTCGCCCTGGCGTGCGAAGTGGCCGACCGGGTGGGGGCGTTCAACGCGCTCGCCGGACTGGCCGCCCGCTCCGGGAAGTGACGAGGCCGGTCCGAACGCCGGACACCACCGAGGAGGGCTGATGGCAGCGACCTGGCACGACGTACGCGAGTGGATCCTCGAGCGCAATCCCGACCTGACGGATCTGCAGCCCGAGACCGACATCATCGACTCACGCATCATCGACTCACTGCAGTTCGTCGAACTGGTCCTGTTCATCGAGGACCTGCGCGGCACGGCGCTGGAATCGAACGACGTGAGCCTCGATTCCTTCCGCACCCTCAAAGGCATCGAGCAGACCTTCTTCCAATGAGGCCGGCACCGTGCGGGGAGTGGCGATGAACACGAGAGCCGAACGATCCCTGGTCATCCAGGGCGATGCCGACAAGGCCGACGACATCGTCGTGTTCCTGCCGCCGGCGGGCGCCGTCGCCTCGCCCTACCTCCCGATCGGCGCCCTTCTCCAGGACACCCTGCCCGCCGTGCACTGCGAGACGCCGGGGCGCGGCCGGCTGGCGAACGAGGAGGCACCCGGCTCCGTGCACAGCGCGGCCGACCGCTGGGCCGCCGACCTGGCCGAGATCGTGCCGGGCCGACGGCTGCACCTCTTCGGCCACAGCCTGGGGGCGCTCTACGCCTATGAAGTGACGCTCCGTCTCGAGTCGCGCCCCCACTGTGAGGTCGCGAGCCTGTCCGCGTCGGGCGCCCGCGAGCCGGGCAGCACTCCCCGCTCGCTGCTGGCCACCGCTTTCGCCGCGCTGCGGACGCCGGACCAGCAGCAGGGGGCGGGGGAGCACTGGATGGACCGGGACCTGCGTATGCGGGGCGAGTACCGGACCGCCCATCAGGTGGTGCGGGCCCCGCTGGCCCTGCTGTGCGGTGCCTCCGACCCCTTCGCCACACCGGCCGAGATGGAGCGGTGGAAGGACTTCACGAGCGGTCCGTACCTCGGAATGTTCACCTTCCGCGGCGGTCACGACTACTACCTGTCCGGTGAGCAGGCGATCACGGACGTCATCTCCCGCGTCGTCGAACACAGCCGGCACCCCGAACTCATCCCGCGCTCCCAGTGATCCGGCGCGTGGGCCTGCCCTCCCTGGAACCGATCCCTCCACCGCACCGCCGAACGAATGGGGTTTCAGACATGCCGAACGACCAGCAGAACACGCCTTCGATCGAGCAGTTGATCGACGTCATCGCGAACAGCTCCGTGGGCATCGCGGTCACCGACCGCACGGGCGCCGTGGTACTGCACAACAGGGCGCAGTCCGTGCTGATGAGCGGGGAGGCCGACCACCTCGGCGGCCGAATCCTGCTCGACAGCGCGCAGAACGGCCTCCAGACGCTGATCGAGCGCCTGGTGAAGGAGCAGCGGGTCGAGAACGTCCAGGTCACCTACCGCGGCGTCGACGGCGGGAACGAGCACGCCGCCCGGGTGAACGCCGTGCTGACCGGCAGCGGCGACGACACACGCATCCACTGGGTGAGCCGGCCGGAGCTCAGCGAACGGCTCCCGGTCCCCAACGACGCCACCGAGGACGCCACCTCCGACGCCACGTCCTGGATCCGCGCCGTCAACGAACAGCCGCTGCCCGCCCTGGCTCCCACCAAGGAGCTCGAGGACGTCATGCGCGAGTTCTACGAGGTCGCCCCCGTGGCGATCCATCTGATCGGTGTCAACGGCCAGGTCATGCATGCCAACCCGGCGGACATAGCCCTCGTCGAGTACACGTCCTCGCCCTCCGACTACGTCGGCGGGCACATCCGCACCATCTACGCCGACGAGGGACTGCTCGACGACTTCCTCGGCCGCTGGGACGAGGACTCGCCGATCATCAACTTCCGGGCCGACTTCCTGACCAAGCAGGGCACACCGAAGCCCGTGCTGATCTTCTCGACCGCCCAGGCCGAGGGGGGCAGCGTCACCAACACCCGCTGCTTCGTCTTCAGCGACCCCGAGCCGCAGCGCGCCCGCGACACCATCAGCGCCTTCGGCTGGCCGGCCTGACCCCTGGCGGGCGGGGCGGGGGCCATGCCCGCGCCCCGTCCGCTCCGTACCCGTCCGCTCCGTACCCGTCCGCTCCGTACCCGTCCGCTCCGCACCCGCTCGCTTCTTCGCCCGGAACACACGACACCAGGGGTGGCTGTGTCTCACGTATTGGTCATATCCGGCAGCCCGTCCGCGGCCTCCAGGACCGAAGCCGTCGGCGATCACGTGGCGCGGCGCCTCGCCGACGACGAGTGGCACGCCCACCACCTCAAGGTCCGCACCCTGCCCGCCGAACCGCTCGTGAACGCCGACACCACGCATCCCGCTATCGCCGAGGCCCTGGAACAGGTCTCCCGGGCCGACGGCATCGTCCTCGCCACACCGACGTACAAGGCGAGTTTCTCGGGCCTGCTCAAGACCTTCCTGGACCTGCTGCCCCGTTACGGATTCCGGCACAAGGTCGTGCTTCCCCTGGCCACCGGCGGCAGCGTCGCCCACGTCCTGGTCCTCGACTACGCGCTGCGGCCCGTGGTGCACGCGCTGGGCGCCCGGCACGTGGTGCAGAGCCTCTTCCTGCTCGACGAACACCTCGTCCGGCAGGAGGGCCGGCCGCACCTGCTCCCGCAGAGTGCCTGCCTGCTCGACGACGTCATCGAGCAGTTCCGCAAGTCCCTGATCTCGGCATCCTGAGCCGGCCTTTCCCTGGAGCACACCATGACTCATCGCCCCCGCAAGGGAGTGTGGCTCGTCGGCTGGGACCCGGAGGACGAAGACGCCTGGGAGCGATACGGCCGGCGACTCGCGCGCCGCAACCTCGTCCTCTCCGTGCTCGGCGAACACATCGGATTCTCCGTCTGGACGCTGTGGTCCGTCCTCGTCCTGTTCATGTCGCCCGATATCGGGCTCAGCTTCGACGCCGGAGACAAGTTCCTCCTCGTGGCCACGCCCACCGTCGTCGGCGCCTTGCTGCGCCTGCCCTACGGCTTCGCGGTGACCCGGTACGGGGGGCGGGACTGGACCGTGTTCGCCACCGGGATCCTCCTCGTACCGACCCTGCTCGCGCTGTACTTCGTCCAGCGGCCCGGCACGCCGCTGTGGGTGTTCCTGATCGTCGCCGCCCTCTCGGGCGTCGGCGGCGGGAACTTCGCGTCGTCGATGACGAACATCACCGCCCTGTATCCGCAGCGCCACCAGGGGTGGGCCCTCGGCCTGAACGCCGGCGGCGGGAACCTGGGCGTCGCGGCCGTGCAACTCGTCGGACTCACCGTCATCAGCGTGGCAGGCCGGACCCACCCGTCGTACGTTGCCGCGGCCTGTGCACCGGTGATCGTGCTCGTCGCGCTGCTCGCCGCGTGGCGGATGGACAACGTGGACGCGGTACGGGCCGCCCCGGGCACCCAGCGCGAGGCCGCCCGGGACCAGGACACATGGTGGATCTCGCTGCTGTACATCGGCACGTTCGGCTCATTCATCGGCTATGGCTTCGCCTTCGGGCTGGTGCTGCAGAACGAGTTCGACGCCGGCCCCGTCGATGCGGTCGGCTACACCTTCCTCGGCCCGCTGCTGGGCTCGGTGGCCCGGCCACTGGGCGGGCTGCTGGCCGACCGGCTGGGCGGGGCGAGGGTCACCTTCTGGAACTTCCTCGGCATGGGCGCGGGCACCCTCCTCCTGCTCGGCGCGGCCGAGGCCGATTCCTTCGCCCTGTTCGTGGCCGGGTTCACCGCCCTGTTCGTGCTCAGTGGCATCGGCAACGGCTCCACGTACAAGATGATCCCCGCCGTGTTCGCGGGGCGCGCCCGGGAAGAGATCGCCGCCGGCCAGGACGCCGACGCCGCGTTCGCCCGGGCGCGCCGGCTGTCCGGGGCGGTCATCGCCATCGCCGGGGCGGTCGGCGCGCTGGGCGGTGCCGCCATCGACATCGCCTTCTCGCTGTCGTACGCGGACGGCTCCGGCTCCGGTGCGCCCGCCTTCCTCGCCTTCCTCGGTTACTACGTCCTGTGCATGGTGCTCATCCGGGCCGTCCACCTGCGCCGGAGGCCCGTCGGGCACACGGCTCCCGCCGACCGCGCCGAGGCGGCCAGCCATGTCTGAACCGCCTGCCCACACGTCGGACGTGGAGACGCACTGCCCCTACTGCGCCCTGCAGTGCGGTACGCGACTGAGCGGCGACCGGGACATGGGCGTGAGGGTGCGCCCGGCCGATTTCCCGACCAATCGAGGCCGCCTGTGTCAAAAAGGCTGGACCGCGCCCGACGTCCTGGCCGCCGCGGACCGGCTGACCGTGCCGCTCGTGCGCGCACCGGACGGCCACCTGACCGAGACCACCTGGGACCGCGCCCTCGACACGGTCGCGGGACGCCTGCGGGAGCTGCGTACGCGATATGGCCCCGACACGGTGGCCGTCTTCGGCGGTGGCGGCCTGACCAATGAAAAGGCCTACCTGCTGGGCAAGTTCGCCCGAGTGGCACTGGGCACGAGACATATCGACTACAACGGGCGGTTCTGCATGTCGTCCGCCGCCGCGGCCGGCACAGCCGCCTTCGGCGTCGACCGCGGCCTGCCCTTCCCCGTCACCGACCTCGCGGCCGCCGACACGGTGCTGCTGGCCGGCGCCAACGTCGCCGAGACCATGCCGCCACTCATGCAGCACGTCGACACGGCGGACCTCATCGTCATCGACCCCAGGTACACACCCACCGCCCAGCGAGCCAGGCTGCACCTCCAGCCCGCCCCCGGCACCGACCTCGCCCTCGCCCTCGGGCTCCTGCACATCACCGTCGTCGACGGGCTCACCGACGCGCGGTACATCCGGCACCGCACCCACGGCTTCGAATCCGCCGTGCGCCGGGCGATGGCATGGTGGCCCGAGCGGGTGGAAGCCGTCACCGGTGTCCCGGCGAGCACCCAGCGCGCCGCCGCCCGGATGCTCGCGGCGGCCCCGAACGCCTACATCCTCACCGGCCGCGGCGTGGAACAGAACAGCCAGGGAACCGACACCGCCGCCGCGTTCATCAACCTCGCCCTCGCGCTCGGCCTGCCCGGCTCCGGCCACGGCGGATACGGATGCCTGACCGGGCAGGGCAACGGCCAGGGCGGGCGCGAACACGGGCAGAAGGCCGACCAGCTGCCCGGCTGCCGCTCCCTCACCGACCCCGGGGCCCGCGCTCACGTCGCCCGCGTCTGGGGCGTGCCGCCCGAATCGCTCCCCGGGCCCGGGCGCACCGCCTACGACCTCCTGGACTCCCTCGGTCGTGACCAGGGGCCACGCGCCCTGCTGGTGTTCGGGTCGAACCCCCTCGTCTCCGCACCGAACGCCGCGCACGTGGCCGGGCGGCTGGCCTCGCTGGACCTTCTGGTCGTGGCCGACTTCGTCCCCTCGGAGACCGCCCGCACGGCCGACGTCGTGCTGCCGGTCACCCAGTGGGCCGAGGAGGAGGGCACGCTGACCAGCCTGGAGGGCCGGGTACTGCGCCGCCGCGCGCTGCTGACACCGCCCCCGCACGTCCGTACCGACCTGGAGGTCCTGCACGGCCTCGCCGTGCGACTCGGCGAACCCCCGCACCGATACCCGACCGCTCCGAGGGACGTCTTCGAGGAACTGCGCGCGGCATCCCGGGGCGGACTCGCCGACTACTCCGGCATCGACTACCGGCGTCTGGACGCCGGAGAGGTCCTGCACTGGCCCTGCCCCGCCACCGAGCCCGCGCATCCCGGTACACCACGGCTCTTCCTGGAGCGGTTCACGCACCCCGACGGCCGGGCCCGGTTCGCCGAGGTCGACCACCGCGGACCCGCCGAGACCGTCAGCGCCGCATACCCGCTGTACGCCACCACCGGCCGTGTCCTCGCGCACTACCAGTCCGGGGCACAGACCCGGCGCGTCGCCGAACTGCGCGGTGCCGCCTCCGAACCGCTCATCTCCGTCCACCCCGACACCGCCGCCCGCGCCGGAGTGACGGCCCATGCTCTCGCCCGGGTCACCTCCGCACGGGGCGGCATGACAGCCCGGATCCAGCTCGACCCGACGATGCGCCCGGACACCCTCTTCATACCGTTCCACTTTCCGGGCGAGGGCAGCGCCAACCTCTTCACCAACCCGGCCCTCGACCCCCGCAGCGGCATGCCCGAGTTCAAGTTGAGCGCCGTGCGGCTCGAGCCGCTTCCGGAGGCCACACCATGAACCGGATCCTCGTCGTCGGAGGTGGCCCCGCCGGCCACCGCCTTGCCGGCCGGCTACGCCACCACGGCGCCTTGGGACCCGTCAAGATCCTCGGCGCCGAACCGTCTCCGGCCTACCACCGGCCCCTGCTCTCGTACATCCTCTCCGGGCAGGCGGACCCCGAAGCCCTGCGCATGCCGGCTCTGCCCGGCATCGAGACGCACTCCGGCGCGGCCGTCACTCACATCGATCGAGTGCGCCGCGAGGTGCACACGGCCGAGTCCGTCCACGGATACGACGTCCTGGTCCTCGCCACCGGAGCCCGCGCGGACGTGCCGGACATCCGTGGTGCGAGGGGCCCCGGCGTGACGGTGCTGCGCACCGTGGCGGACTGTGCGCGCGTCACGGGGGACACGGTGGCCGTCCTCGGAGGCGGGCCCCTGGGAGTGGAGACCGCCGCCGCCCTGGCGGCCCGCGGCACGGCCACGACACTGGTCTGCGCCGCGCCTCACCCCCTGTACGGCCGGCTCGGCGAGAGCGCCTCCGCCCTGCTCACCGATGCCTTGCGCCGCGCGGGCGTCGACGTGCTCGCCGGGCGTACCGTCACCGCGCGCGAGCCCGGCCGTGTCCTCCTCGACGACGGGACCCGGGTGCCCGCCGACACCCTCGTTCTGTGCACAGGCGCGCATCCCGAGGTGCGCCTCGCCCGGGCGGCCGGGCTGAGGGTCCGTACCGGAATCGTCGTCGACGACCAGTTGCGCACCAGCGACCCCCGCATCCACGCCATCGGCGACTGCGCCGAGCACGAGGGCCGGACGGTGGCCGGCATCGAGGCCGCCTGGGCCCAGGCCGACAGCCTCGCGCGGGTTCTCACCGGGCAGGACGCGTCCGCGCACCGCACGACCCCCGCGGTGTTCCGCCTGCGTACCCGGATCGCCGAAGTGGCCTGCGTGGGCGCTGCGGGCGCCTTCGCGGACCCCGCTCTGCGCCGGCTCACTCTCGCCGACCGAGAAGGCGGGCGGTACGCCAGGCTCGCGATGAGTGGCGAACGTCTGGTCGCCGCCGTGCTGTTCGGCCTGCCGGAGGCCGTCGCCGCCGTCGGCGAACTGTATCGGCGCGGCCAGGCACTGCCCTCCGACCGCCTTCAACTGCTCCTCGGCGGTCCGCCGCGACCCGCGTCGACGGACCTCGACCCGTCCGAGGACGCCGTGATCTGCCTGTGCAACAACGTGCAGCGCCGGGCCCTGGCCAAAGCATGGCGGGCCGGTGCCCGTACCGTCACCGCGCTCGCCGCCGCGACCCGGGCCACGACAGGCTGTGGCGGCTGCGGCGGTGACGTGGCGGAGCTGAGCGCCCGATGGGCACGCGAGATGAGGTACGACGGAAAGCGGACGCCGTGACACGAACCCTGGTGGTCGCCGGACACGGAATGATCGGACACCGCCTCGCGGACCGGCTTCGCACCCTGGACACCTCACGCGACTGGCACATCGTGATCCTCGCCGAGGAACCCCACCCCGCCTACGACCGCTCGGCCCTGTCCGGCTATCTGGCCGGCCGCAGCAGGGGCGACCTGACGCTCGCCGACCGGGACTTCCTCGCCGACGCCCGAGTGGAGCTGCGCCTGGCGACGCCCCTCGCCCGCGTCGACCGCACGGCACACGTGGTCGTGACGCGAGGCGGCGACCACATCCGCTACGACGCCCTGGTGCTCGCCACAGGCTCCCGCCCCTTCGTGCCCCCGGTGCCGGGCCGGGACCTCGCGCACTGCTTCGCCTATCGCACCTTCGAGGACTTGGACGCGATCCGCCGCGTGGCCCGCCCCGGCGCGCGGGGAGTGGTCGTCGGCGGCGGCCTGCTCGGCTTGGAGGCGGCTTATGCCCTGAGCCGACTGGGCGTGCGCCCGCACGTCGTGGAGACCGCGCCCCACCTGATGCCGGCGCAGCTCGACCCCGGGGCGGCCGAGGTGCTGCACCGCCGGGCCACCGAACTCGGCCTGCGCCTGCACTGCGGCACAGGGGTCGCGCACGTGCACGCCGGGCCCGACGAGACCGTGAGAGCAGTCACACTCGGTGACGGGACGGCGCTGGACGTGGACCTGGTCGTCTTCGCCGCGGGTATCCGGCCCCGCGACGAGTTGGCGGAACCTCTCGACCTGGCCCGCGGAGAGCGCGGCGGCTTCCTTGTCGACGCGCTGTGCCGCACCGCCGACCCACGCGTCTGGGCCATCGGCGAGTGCGCCGCCGTACAGGGGCGCTGCCACGGCCTGATCGCCCCGGGATACGCCATGGCCGACTCCGTGGCCGCCCAGCTGACGGGCCGTGAGGGGCAGTCCTTCGACCGGACCGACGACGCCACGACGCTGAAACTTCTCGGTGTGCACGTGGCCACCTTCGGCGCCACGGTCCACCCCGGCGGTCCTCGGCCGGTCGAGGTGACCTTCGCCGACGGCATCGCCCGCTACGCCAAGATCTTCCTACGGCCGGACACCGGCACTGTGCTCGGCGGCATCCTCGCGCGCGACACCACCGGTTCCACCTCCCCACTCCGTTCCCTGGTCGGGCACCGGCCGCCCGCGGACCTGGAGCGGCTGCTCCTCCCCTGAACGAACCGGACCGCTGACGGCCTCCGTCAGGCGAGGCGCGGCCCCGTGAAGGCCGCCACCTCGCCCTCGCGCAGGATGACGAACGCCGCACAGGCACAGCGGCAGTACTCGACACGTCCATCGGACGTGTCATGGCCGGACACCAACAACCAGTCGGGCCGCGGCAGTTCGGCACAGCAACCCCAGGCGGCCAGCGGGCAGGCATCCTCGGCGGATGGGGCCGGAGAAGACACCACCGGCCGGCTCACTTGCTTTCGCACTCCGTCGTCCTTCCGTGGCTGGTCCTGGGGCGGCCCGCGTGCCGGCGGCCGGGCCGGTCAGCTGCCGGCGCGCTCGGCGGTGTGGCTCGCGGTCTCCGGCTCGGCCTCGTCGCCGAGCTCGGCCGACAGCTCGGGCAAGGCCGGTTCGGACAGGGTGCGGAACAGCAGCCAGCTGAGGGCGGGCATCGCGACCAGGGGCATCAGTGCCGTGCGCAGCGAGGTGGCGTCGGCGATGCTGCCGATGAGAGGACTGGTCAGCCCGCCGACGCTGACCATGAGGCCGAGGGTGATCCCGCTGGCCGTTCCGACGCGCGTGGGCAGGTAGTCCTGGGCGAGCGTGACCTGCAGAGAGAAGGGGACGTACAGGCCGACCGAGGTGAGCGCCACGAACAGGTAGATGGCGGGACCGGGCACGAACACCACGCCGGCCACGGCCGCGACCGTGATCAGGTACGACGTGCTCACCACGGTGACCCGGTCCCAGCGGTGGGCCAGCCTGCTGCCGAGGAGCGTGCCGACGGCGCCGCCCAGATAGAGCACGAACAGTGCGGCGGTCCCGGCGGAGGTGCCGCCGCCCGTCTGTTCGCGGACATGGAAGGCGACGAAGGTGCTCATGCCGACGAAGACGACGGACCGGCACACCACCGCCAGCGACAGCAGTATGAACGACGCCCAGTCGTTCTGTCCCTCCGCGGCTGTCGCGCCCTTGCCGGCGGACGGGGTCTTCTCCAGCGCCCGCAGCACCGGCAGCGTCAGGACGCTGCCGATCAGCGCGGGCAGGATGAGCAGCGGTGAGAACCGCAGTCCACCCGTGGCGATCACGGCGGTGACCAGTACCGGAGCGGCGGCGAAACCCACGTTGCCGCCCAGGGAGAACCAGCCCATGGAACTGTGGCTGCCCTTGCTGGCCGCCCGTGCGATCCGCGCGGACTCCGGATGGTAGGCGGCGACCCCGATGCCGGACAACGCGACGAACACCAAGGTGAGCGTGTACGAGCCGCCGACCCCGCTCAGGGCCACGCCGAGCCCGCCGAGGACGGTGCTCGCCGGGAGCAGCCAGGGGATGGCGTGCCGGTCGGTGAGGGCGCCGAACAAGGGCTGCACCACGGAGGACAACAGGCTGGCGGCGAGGACGATCACCGAGGCCGCGGCGTAGGTGTAGTCGCGCTCGGCGACGAAGAACGGGACGAGGGCCGCCACAGAGCCCTGGTAGACATCCACGCAGGCATGTCCGACCGACAGGA from Streptomyces sp. B3I8 carries:
- the ssuE gene encoding NADPH-dependent FMN reductase is translated as MSHVLVISGSPSAASRTEAVGDHVARRLADDEWHAHHLKVRTLPAEPLVNADTTHPAIAEALEQVSRADGIVLATPTYKASFSGLLKTFLDLLPRYGFRHKVVLPLATGGSVAHVLVLDYALRPVVHALGARHVVQSLFLLDEHLVRQEGRPHLLPQSACLLDDVIEQFRKSLISAS
- a CDS encoding PAS domain-containing protein, with amino-acid sequence MPNDQQNTPSIEQLIDVIANSSVGIAVTDRTGAVVLHNRAQSVLMSGEADHLGGRILLDSAQNGLQTLIERLVKEQRVENVQVTYRGVDGGNEHAARVNAVLTGSGDDTRIHWVSRPELSERLPVPNDATEDATSDATSWIRAVNEQPLPALAPTKELEDVMREFYEVAPVAIHLIGVNGQVMHANPADIALVEYTSSPSDYVGGHIRTIYADEGLLDDFLGRWDEDSPIINFRADFLTKQGTPKPVLIFSTAQAEGGSVTNTRCFVFSDPEPQRARDTISAFGWPA
- a CDS encoding nitrate/nitrite transporter, which codes for MTHRPRKGVWLVGWDPEDEDAWERYGRRLARRNLVLSVLGEHIGFSVWTLWSVLVLFMSPDIGLSFDAGDKFLLVATPTVVGALLRLPYGFAVTRYGGRDWTVFATGILLVPTLLALYFVQRPGTPLWVFLIVAALSGVGGGNFASSMTNITALYPQRHQGWALGLNAGGGNLGVAAVQLVGLTVISVAGRTHPSYVAAACAPVIVLVALLAAWRMDNVDAVRAAPGTQREAARDQDTWWISLLYIGTFGSFIGYGFAFGLVLQNEFDAGPVDAVGYTFLGPLLGSVARPLGGLLADRLGGARVTFWNFLGMGAGTLLLLGAAEADSFALFVAGFTALFVLSGIGNGSTYKMIPAVFAGRAREEIAAGQDADAAFARARRLSGAVIAIAGAVGALGGAAIDIAFSLSYADGSGSGAPAFLAFLGYYVLCMVLIRAVHLRRRPVGHTAPADRAEAASHV
- a CDS encoding NAD(P)/FAD-dependent oxidoreductase encodes the protein MTRTLVVAGHGMIGHRLADRLRTLDTSRDWHIVILAEEPHPAYDRSALSGYLAGRSRGDLTLADRDFLADARVELRLATPLARVDRTAHVVVTRGGDHIRYDALVLATGSRPFVPPVPGRDLAHCFAYRTFEDLDAIRRVARPGARGVVVGGGLLGLEAAYALSRLGVRPHVVETAPHLMPAQLDPGAAEVLHRRATELGLRLHCGTGVAHVHAGPDETVRAVTLGDGTALDVDLVVFAAGIRPRDELAEPLDLARGERGGFLVDALCRTADPRVWAIGECAAVQGRCHGLIAPGYAMADSVAAQLTGREGQSFDRTDDATTLKLLGVHVATFGATVHPGGPRPVEVTFADGIARYAKIFLRPDTGTVLGGILARDTTGSTSPLRSLVGHRPPADLERLLLP
- a CDS encoding acyl carrier protein, which translates into the protein MAATWHDVREWILERNPDLTDLQPETDIIDSRIIDSLQFVELVLFIEDLRGTALESNDVSLDSFRTLKGIEQTFFQ
- a CDS encoding molybdopterin oxidoreductase family protein codes for the protein MSEPPAHTSDVETHCPYCALQCGTRLSGDRDMGVRVRPADFPTNRGRLCQKGWTAPDVLAAADRLTVPLVRAPDGHLTETTWDRALDTVAGRLRELRTRYGPDTVAVFGGGGLTNEKAYLLGKFARVALGTRHIDYNGRFCMSSAAAAGTAAFGVDRGLPFPVTDLAAADTVLLAGANVAETMPPLMQHVDTADLIVIDPRYTPTAQRARLHLQPAPGTDLALALGLLHITVVDGLTDARYIRHRTHGFESAVRRAMAWWPERVEAVTGVPASTQRAAARMLAAAPNAYILTGRGVEQNSQGTDTAAAFINLALALGLPGSGHGGYGCLTGQGNGQGGREHGQKADQLPGCRSLTDPGARAHVARVWGVPPESLPGPGRTAYDLLDSLGRDQGPRALLVFGSNPLVSAPNAAHVAGRLASLDLLVVADFVPSETARTADVVLPVTQWAEEEGTLTSLEGRVLRRRALLTPPPHVRTDLEVLHGLAVRLGEPPHRYPTAPRDVFEELRAASRGGLADYSGIDYRRLDAGEVLHWPCPATEPAHPGTPRLFLERFTHPDGRARFAEVDHRGPAETVSAAYPLYATTGRVLAHYQSGAQTRRVAELRGAASEPLISVHPDTAARAGVTAHALARVTSARGGMTARIQLDPTMRPDTLFIPFHFPGEGSANLFTNPALDPRSGMPEFKLSAVRLEPLPEATP
- a CDS encoding thioesterase II family protein, coding for MNTRAERSLVIQGDADKADDIVVFLPPAGAVASPYLPIGALLQDTLPAVHCETPGRGRLANEEAPGSVHSAADRWAADLAEIVPGRRLHLFGHSLGALYAYEVTLRLESRPHCEVASLSASGAREPGSTPRSLLATAFAALRTPDQQQGAGEHWMDRDLRMRGEYRTAHQVVRAPLALLCGASDPFATPAEMERWKDFTSGPYLGMFTFRGGHDYYLSGEQAITDVISRVVEHSRHPELIPRSQ
- a CDS encoding NAD(P)/FAD-dependent oxidoreductase, giving the protein MNRILVVGGGPAGHRLAGRLRHHGALGPVKILGAEPSPAYHRPLLSYILSGQADPEALRMPALPGIETHSGAAVTHIDRVRREVHTAESVHGYDVLVLATGARADVPDIRGARGPGVTVLRTVADCARVTGDTVAVLGGGPLGVETAAALAARGTATTLVCAAPHPLYGRLGESASALLTDALRRAGVDVLAGRTVTAREPGRVLLDDGTRVPADTLVLCTGAHPEVRLARAAGLRVRTGIVVDDQLRTSDPRIHAIGDCAEHEGRTVAGIEAAWAQADSLARVLTGQDASAHRTTPAVFRLRTRIAEVACVGAAGAFADPALRRLTLADREGGRYARLAMSGERLVAAVLFGLPEAVAAVGELYRRGQALPSDRLQLLLGGPPRPASTDLDPSEDAVICLCNNVQRRALAKAWRAGARTVTALAAATRATTGCGGCGGDVAELSARWAREMRYDGKRTP
- a CDS encoding acyl-CoA dehydrogenase family protein; protein product: MATTGTVSVAESADRAGVPDLAERLAAVTGVAEQHLKRTERDATFPVEALAELRSTRLLGLQVPREEGGLGGTLGDLIEAGMELGRTDMSLGMIFVMHCQQAEAVVRHAASPLREELIPLLAEGKLYLASVTTESGKGADLFRSEAPLHEAQGALEIDRTVPISTGGTSADGFLITMRSPYATGDQHVSLVYAHRHQLHVEVTGQWNPMGMRATHSPPLKLSGRIPVHQVIGEHGAFHRVVQSVFGPLAHLGWSAVWLGTASGALSRVLRLLRDPAGRKRFDLGSELLLSRLSRARQRLETVHALLRRTQALAESGTDWSVTSHQLLLNNLKITAAEECYAVVDELIDAVGLAHGYLQDSPTRLEKALRDLRSAALNYSNDRLHLADGRLCLLDPDVRFA